A single region of the Anguilla rostrata isolate EN2019 chromosome 11, ASM1855537v3, whole genome shotgun sequence genome encodes:
- the csad gene encoding cysteine sulfinic acid decarboxylase isoform X2 produces MDAALSELMQGTGYCEALQNGQHLNGPLPDHAEGQHFLKEAFQIILEEALCQGTDTKEKVCEWRDPEELRAILDLELRDGGESRDQLLRRVRDVAKYSVKTSHPLFFNQLFAGVDYHALAGRFLTETLNTSQYTYEVAPVFVLMEEVVLSQLRSLVGWEAGDGIFCPGGSVSNMYAMNLARYRAFPQVKLRGLWAVPRLAVFTSQEGHYSICKAASFQGIGLENVFLVNVDERGRMIPDDLDRKIELARTQGAVPFLVSATSGTTIQGSFDPLDRIASVCEKHGLWMHVDAAWGGSVLLSKKHRHLLNGIERADSVAWNPHKMLLTGLQCSVFLLKDTTNLLKRCHCANATYLFQQDKFYDVSLDTGDKSVQCGRKVDCLKLWLMWKAVGTQGLEERVDKAFAYTRYLVEEMKKREGFRLVNEPQFVNVCFWFIPPSLRGMEDSEDYREKLSKVAPNIKERMMRKGSMMVGYQPQKGRVNFFRMVVLSPQISQEEMDFFLDEIERLGRDL; encoded by the exons ATGGATGCAGCATTAAGCGAGCTTATGCAGGGAACCGGTTATTGTGAAG CTCTCCAGAATGGTCAGCATCTGAATGGACCACTTCCTGACCACGCTGAGGGACAGCACTTCCTGAAGGAAGCTTTTCAGATTATCCTGGAGGAGGCGCTGTGTCAGGGTACTGATACCAAGGAGAAG GTTTGCGAATGGAGGGATCCAGAGGAGCTGCGGGCGATCCTGGACCTAGAGCTGCGGGATGGCGGGGAGTCACGTGACCAGCTGCTGCGGCGTGTGCGAGATGTGGCCAAGTACAGCGTCAAGACCA GTCACCCACTGTTTTTCAACCAGCTGTTTGCAGGGGTGGATTACCACGCCCTGGCGGGACGATTCCTCACTGAAACGCTCAATACCAgcca GTACACGTACGAGGTGGCCCCGGTGTTTGTGCTGATGGAGGAAGTGGTTCTGTCCCAGCTGCGCTCTCTGGTGGGCTGGGAGGCGGGAGACGGCATCTTCTGCCCCGGCGGCTCCGTCTCCAACATGTACGCCATGAACCTGGCCCGCTACCGCGCCTTCCCCCAGGTCAAACTGCGGGGGCTGTGGGCCGTCCCACGCCTGGCTGTATTCACTTCCCAAGAG GGCCACTACTCCATCTGCAAAGCAGCTTCGTTTCAAGGCATCGGGCTGGAGAACGTCTTCCTGGTGAACGTGGATGAAAG AGGCCGCATGATTCCAGATGACCTAGACCGGAAAATTGAGCTTGCTAGAACGCAG ggggcagtgccATTTTTGGTCAGCGCCACATCAGGCACAACCATCCAGGGCTCCTTCGACCCACTGGACAGGATAGCCAGTGTCTGTGAGAAGCACGGCCTGTGGATGCATGTGGAT GCAGCCTGGGGAGGCAGTGTGCTCTTATCCAAGAAGCACAGACACCTGTTGAATGGAATTGAGAG GGCGGATTCAGTGGCGTGGAACCCTCACAAGATGCTTCTGACAGGACTGCAGTGTTCCGTCTTTCTGCTCAAGGACACCACG AACCTGCTGAAGCGGTGCCACTGTGCCAACGCGACCTACCTGTTCCAGCAGGACAAGTTCTACGATGTGAGCCTGGACACGGGGGACAAGTCTGTGCAGTGTGGGCGGAAGGTGGACTGCCTCAAACTGTGGCTCATGTGGAAAGCAGTAGGCACTCAGGGCCTGGAGGAGCGTGTGGACAAGGCTTTCGCCTACACCAG GTACCTTGTTGAAGagatgaaaaagagagaaggctTTCGGTTGGTTAATGAG CCACAGTTTGTGAACGTCTGTTTCTGGTTCATACCCCCCAGTCTGAGAGGGATGGAAGACAGTGAGGATTACAGAGAGAAGCTGTCGAAG GTGGCGCCAAACATAAAGGAGCGCATGATGCGAAAGGGCAGCATGATGGTTGGCTATCAGCCACAGAAAGGGAGGGTCAACTTCTTCCGCATGGTGGTCCTCTCCCCTCAGATATCCC
- the csad gene encoding cysteine sulfinic acid decarboxylase isoform X1 — protein MDAALSELMQGTGYCEDGVPVPVALQNGQHLNGPLPDHAEGQHFLKEAFQIILEEALCQGTDTKEKVCEWRDPEELRAILDLELRDGGESRDQLLRRVRDVAKYSVKTSHPLFFNQLFAGVDYHALAGRFLTETLNTSQYTYEVAPVFVLMEEVVLSQLRSLVGWEAGDGIFCPGGSVSNMYAMNLARYRAFPQVKLRGLWAVPRLAVFTSQEGHYSICKAASFQGIGLENVFLVNVDERGRMIPDDLDRKIELARTQGAVPFLVSATSGTTIQGSFDPLDRIASVCEKHGLWMHVDAAWGGSVLLSKKHRHLLNGIERADSVAWNPHKMLLTGLQCSVFLLKDTTNLLKRCHCANATYLFQQDKFYDVSLDTGDKSVQCGRKVDCLKLWLMWKAVGTQGLEERVDKAFAYTRYLVEEMKKREGFRLVNEPQFVNVCFWFIPPSLRGMEDSEDYREKLSKVAPNIKERMMRKGSMMVGYQPQKGRVNFFRMVVLSPQISQEEMDFFLDEIERLGRDL, from the exons ATGGATGCAGCATTAAGCGAGCTTATGCAGGGAACCGGTTATTGTGAAG ATGGCGTTCCTGTGCCGGTAGCTCTCCAGAATGGTCAGCATCTGAATGGACCACTTCCTGACCACGCTGAGGGACAGCACTTCCTGAAGGAAGCTTTTCAGATTATCCTGGAGGAGGCGCTGTGTCAGGGTACTGATACCAAGGAGAAG GTTTGCGAATGGAGGGATCCAGAGGAGCTGCGGGCGATCCTGGACCTAGAGCTGCGGGATGGCGGGGAGTCACGTGACCAGCTGCTGCGGCGTGTGCGAGATGTGGCCAAGTACAGCGTCAAGACCA GTCACCCACTGTTTTTCAACCAGCTGTTTGCAGGGGTGGATTACCACGCCCTGGCGGGACGATTCCTCACTGAAACGCTCAATACCAgcca GTACACGTACGAGGTGGCCCCGGTGTTTGTGCTGATGGAGGAAGTGGTTCTGTCCCAGCTGCGCTCTCTGGTGGGCTGGGAGGCGGGAGACGGCATCTTCTGCCCCGGCGGCTCCGTCTCCAACATGTACGCCATGAACCTGGCCCGCTACCGCGCCTTCCCCCAGGTCAAACTGCGGGGGCTGTGGGCCGTCCCACGCCTGGCTGTATTCACTTCCCAAGAG GGCCACTACTCCATCTGCAAAGCAGCTTCGTTTCAAGGCATCGGGCTGGAGAACGTCTTCCTGGTGAACGTGGATGAAAG AGGCCGCATGATTCCAGATGACCTAGACCGGAAAATTGAGCTTGCTAGAACGCAG ggggcagtgccATTTTTGGTCAGCGCCACATCAGGCACAACCATCCAGGGCTCCTTCGACCCACTGGACAGGATAGCCAGTGTCTGTGAGAAGCACGGCCTGTGGATGCATGTGGAT GCAGCCTGGGGAGGCAGTGTGCTCTTATCCAAGAAGCACAGACACCTGTTGAATGGAATTGAGAG GGCGGATTCAGTGGCGTGGAACCCTCACAAGATGCTTCTGACAGGACTGCAGTGTTCCGTCTTTCTGCTCAAGGACACCACG AACCTGCTGAAGCGGTGCCACTGTGCCAACGCGACCTACCTGTTCCAGCAGGACAAGTTCTACGATGTGAGCCTGGACACGGGGGACAAGTCTGTGCAGTGTGGGCGGAAGGTGGACTGCCTCAAACTGTGGCTCATGTGGAAAGCAGTAGGCACTCAGGGCCTGGAGGAGCGTGTGGACAAGGCTTTCGCCTACACCAG GTACCTTGTTGAAGagatgaaaaagagagaaggctTTCGGTTGGTTAATGAG CCACAGTTTGTGAACGTCTGTTTCTGGTTCATACCCCCCAGTCTGAGAGGGATGGAAGACAGTGAGGATTACAGAGAGAAGCTGTCGAAG GTGGCGCCAAACATAAAGGAGCGCATGATGCGAAAGGGCAGCATGATGGTTGGCTATCAGCCACAGAAAGGGAGGGTCAACTTCTTCCGCATGGTGGTCCTCTCCCCTCAGATATCCC